CTCGGCTCCTGCACGATGAAGTACAACCCGCGGGCGTGCAACGAGCTGGCGATGCTTCCCGAGTTCCTCTCGCGCCACCCGCTGGCGCCCGACCAGACCGGGCAAGGCTTTCTCGCCTGCCTGTGGGAGCTGCAGGAGCTGCTCAAGGAAGTGACGGGTATGGCGGCAGTGAGCCTGGCGCCGATGGCCGGTGCTCAGGGCGAGTTTGCCGGCGTGGCGATGATTCGTGCTTACCACCGTGCGCGCGGTGATGCCGCCCGCACCGAGATCGTCGTCCCGGACGCGGCGCACGGCACGAATCCGGCGACGGCAACGATGTGCGGCTACACGGTACGCGAGGTTCCGACCGACAAGGAAGGCAACGTTGACCTCGAAGCGCTGCGCGCTGCGGTGGGGCCGCAGACGGCGGGCTTGATGTTGACCAATCCCTCCACGCTCGGGGTGTTCGAGCGGACGATTGAATCGATTCGCGACATCGTGCACGGCGCAGGCGGGCTGCTCTACTACGACGGCGCGAACCTCAATGGCATTCTCGGCAAGGTGCGGCCCGGCGACATGGGTTTCGATGTGATCCACATCAATCTGCACAAGACCTTCTCGACACCGCATGGCGGTGGCGGCCCCGGCGCAGGGCCAGTCGGTGTTCAGGATCGACTCATTCCCTATCTGCCGGTACCGCTGATCGTGAAACAGGGCGAGCACTACGTTCGCCTAGAGGAACGCGAGCGCCCCCGGTCGATCGGGCGGCTGTCGGCATTCACGGGCAACTCCGGGGTCTTGCTGCGGGCCTATGTCTATGCGCGCATGCTGGGGCGCCGTGGCATGCGGCGCGTGGCGGAGTTCGCCACCCTGAACGCGAACTACCTGATGGCACGGCTGAGCAAGGCAGGGTTCAAGGTTGCCTATCCCTCGCGCCGCGCCAGCCACGAATTCATCGTCACGCTCAAGGACCTGAAGGAACAGACCGGGGTGAGCGCGATGGACTTTGCCAAGCGTCTGCTGGACAAGGGCTTTCACGCCCCGACGACATACTT
The DNA window shown above is from Burkholderiales bacterium and carries:
- the gcvPB gene encoding aminomethyl-transferring glycine dehydrogenase subunit GcvPB, translated to MLIFELSRAGRRAQAQAPEAPSAAHDLPAHLLRTDFPALPEVSELDAVRHYTRLSQRNFSIETHFYPLGSCTMKYNPRACNELAMLPEFLSRHPLAPDQTGQGFLACLWELQELLKEVTGMAAVSLAPMAGAQGEFAGVAMIRAYHRARGDAARTEIVVPDAAHGTNPATATMCGYTVREVPTDKEGNVDLEALRAAVGPQTAGLMLTNPSTLGVFERTIESIRDIVHGAGGLLYYDGANLNGILGKVRPGDMGFDVIHINLHKTFSTPHGGGGPGAGPVGVQDRLIPYLPVPLIVKQGEHYVRLEERERPRSIGRLSAFTGNSGVLLRAYVYARMLGRRGMRRVAEFATLNANYLMARLSKAGFKVAYPSRRASHEFIVTLKDLKEQTGVSAMDFAKRLLDKGFHAPTTYFPLLVPECLLIEPTETESKQTLDAFVDAMVEILEEARTRPELVKSAPHTTPVRRLDDVKAVRELDVRWTPAS